Proteins encoded in a region of the Sporohalobacter salinus genome:
- a CDS encoding PTS system mannose/fructose/sorbose family transporter subunit IID: MENEGIIDSNEFDGKITRKDLRKVFWRSLTMQASWNFAKQMSLAYCFCILPILKKVYETDEEVQSAVKRHFEFFNATPAMTTFILGISAAMEEQNSENEDFNEKSINSIKVALMGPLSGIGDSFFWGTFKVIAAGLGIQFAKQGSILGPIVALVTYNIPHFVTQYYGTFIGYKAGTKYLKKILNEGLMDRITYIASIVGLMVVGSMVANMIDITTPLVINTGESSINVQAEVFDKILPSALPLISTVAMYKFIKKGYKTNYILLGTITFGVIAGAIGLLQ; encoded by the coding sequence ATGGAAAACGAAGGAATAATAGATAGTAACGAATTTGATGGAAAAATCACTAGAAAAGATTTAAGAAAAGTTTTTTGGAGATCTCTTACAATGCAAGCCTCTTGGAACTTTGCAAAACAAATGAGTCTAGCTTATTGTTTTTGTATATTACCAATACTCAAAAAAGTATATGAAACTGATGAAGAAGTTCAAAGCGCAGTTAAACGTCATTTTGAATTCTTTAATGCTACTCCAGCAATGACTACTTTTATATTAGGTATTTCAGCAGCAATGGAAGAACAAAATAGCGAAAATGAAGATTTTAATGAAAAATCAATAAATTCAATTAAAGTTGCTTTAATGGGACCTTTATCCGGAATCGGAGATTCGTTTTTTTGGGGAACATTTAAAGTTATAGCTGCAGGTTTGGGGATTCAATTTGCAAAACAAGGAAGTATTCTCGGGCCAATTGTAGCACTAGTAACTTATAATATTCCCCATTTTGTTACTCAGTATTATGGTACTTTTATTGGATATAAAGCAGGAACCAAATATCTTAAAAAAATATTAAATGAAGGACTAATGGACAGAATAACTTATATTGCTTCTATAGTAGGACTTATGGTAGTTGGTTCTATGGTTGCTAATATGATCGACATAACCACACCTTTAGTAATAAATACAGGTGAATCATCAATTAATGTCCAAGCAGAAGTATTTGATAAAATATTACCAAGTGCATTGCCTTTAATTTCAACAGTAGCAATGTATAAATTTATTAAAAAAGGCTATAAAACAAACTACATATTATTAGGAACAATTACCTTTGGCGTAATTGCTGGTGCAATAGGATTACTACAGTAG
- a CDS encoding FeoA family protein: protein MKLTDISIGKSGKVTRLNCQGKKRRRLLDLGLIPGTTIRAKQKSPSGDPIAFEIRGATIALRSEETNMVIVEEIEKNKKVS, encoded by the coding sequence ATGAAATTAACTGACATATCAATAGGCAAAAGTGGTAAAGTAACACGTCTTAATTGCCAAGGAAAAAAAAGAAGAAGATTATTAGATTTAGGGTTAATCCCAGGAACTACAATAAGGGCTAAACAAAAAAGTCCATCTGGTGATCCAATTGCTTTTGAAATCAGAGGAGCTACAATAGCTTTAAGAAGCGAAGAAACAAATATGGTTATTGTAGAAGAAATAGAAAAAAATAAAAAAGTTAGTTGA
- a CDS encoding FeoB small GTPase domain-containing protein, whose product MKLTTNLNEINLLRKSFNINFKKENPVIALAGNPNTGKSTVFNGLTGLKQDTGNWPGKTVTQAQGYYTYQNKEYTLVDLPGTYSLLANSTDEQVARDFICFAKPDTTIVVVDATKLERNLNLVLQIMELTDNVVVCLNLMDEAKRKNIEINVENLSKELQIPIIPTVAPKKIGLEKLKDRIADIVTGKIKVTPKQIKYSPQVEKAIEKILPDLESILPDYINSRWVALQLIEGDDSILESMQTYYPDQIVKEITINLKSEVNTSEAF is encoded by the coding sequence ATGAAATTAACAACTAATTTAAATGAAATTAATCTATTGCGAAAGTCATTTAATATTAATTTTAAAAAAGAAAATCCAGTTATTGCTTTAGCAGGAAATCCCAATACCGGTAAGAGTACTGTTTTTAATGGCTTGACAGGTTTAAAACAAGATACCGGTAACTGGCCTGGTAAAACAGTGACACAAGCACAAGGTTATTATACTTATCAAAATAAAGAGTATACTTTAGTTGATTTACCTGGTACTTATTCTTTATTAGCTAATTCTACTGATGAACAGGTAGCTAGAGATTTTATCTGTTTTGCAAAACCAGATACAACTATTGTAGTTGTTGATGCAACTAAATTGGAGCGTAATCTTAATTTAGTCCTACAAATAATGGAGCTTACTGACAATGTAGTAGTCTGTTTGAATTTAATGGATGAAGCAAAACGTAAAAACATCGAGATCAACGTAGAAAACTTAAGTAAAGAATTACAAATTCCTATAATTCCTACTGTTGCTCCAAAGAAGATTGGTTTAGAAAAACTTAAAGATAGAATAGCTGATATTGTAACTGGAAAAATTAAAGTAACTCCAAAACAAATTAAATATTCTCCGCAAGTAGAAAAGGCAATAGAAAAAATTCTACCAGATTTAGAATCTATCTTGCCTGATTATATAAATTCTCGTTGGGTTGCTTTACAACTAATTGAAGGTGATGACAGCATTCTTGAATCAATGCAGACTTATTATCCTGATCAGATAGTAAAAGAAATTACAATTAATTTAAAAAGTGAGGTGAATACAAGTGAAGCCTTCTAA
- a CDS encoding PTS sugar transporter subunit IIC, with protein sequence MTFKAVLLGIVAGYGILDTRLLGISMSDRPLVMCTLSGIILGDVQAGLKIGASLELIFLGVVNIGAAPPPNIITGSVLATSFAIISGKGPETALALAMPISILAQQIGIGIRILNASIVEKAEKTVKKTGNLKAIGFYHLVPTTILFFLSGFLPVFLGVAFGTDIVKNILNSIPEVILSGLTTAGHIMPAFGFAMLLSMMISKKLTPFFLLGFLMSAYANLSIIPVALFGCVLAFIINQLIDQMDKKMDEGKEVI encoded by the coding sequence GTGACTTTTAAAGCAGTTCTATTGGGGATAGTAGCTGGGTATGGTATCTTAGATACCAGATTATTGGGAATCTCTATGAGTGATAGACCATTGGTTATGTGTACATTAAGTGGTATTATACTCGGTGATGTCCAAGCGGGATTAAAAATTGGAGCTTCATTAGAATTAATATTTCTGGGGGTAGTAAATATTGGAGCTGCTCCTCCACCAAATATAATTACTGGATCTGTATTAGCAACATCCTTTGCTATAATTTCAGGAAAGGGACCCGAGACAGCTTTAGCTCTTGCTATGCCTATTTCAATTTTAGCTCAGCAAATTGGTATTGGAATCCGTATACTAAACGCATCTATAGTTGAAAAAGCAGAAAAAACTGTAAAAAAGACAGGTAATTTAAAAGCAATAGGATTTTATCATTTAGTACCAACTACTATATTATTCTTTTTAAGCGGATTTCTTCCTGTATTCTTAGGAGTAGCTTTTGGAACTGATATTGTTAAAAATATTTTAAACTCTATTCCTGAGGTAATTCTTTCTGGATTAACCACAGCTGGTCATATAATGCCTGCCTTTGGATTTGCTATGTTACTAAGTATGATGATCAGCAAAAAATTAACTCCTTTTTTCTTATTAGGTTTTCTAATGTCTGCTTATGCAAATTTAAGTATAATTCCAGTTGCTTTATTTGGATGTGTATTAGCCTTTATAATTAATCAATTAATTGATCAAATGGACAAAAAAATGGATGAAGGAAAGGAGGTTATCTAG
- the mntR gene encoding transcriptional regulator MntR, producing the protein MLSPSLEDYLEEIYRFLDQQGYVRTTDIADKLDVSLPSVTKAVKKLSEKGYLDYQRYKNIQLTEKGKEVGNFLVTRNKLLRDFLSVIGSNCDKHKEAEAMEHYLSQETVDAITCLVEFFKQHPEYQQGFFDFQDKFMEAKSSQDNSQDDFSLLVKRYESLG; encoded by the coding sequence ATGTTGTCACCAAGTTTAGAAGATTATTTAGAAGAAATTTATCGCTTTTTAGATCAACAAGGTTATGTGAGAACTACTGATATCGCTGATAAGTTAGATGTTTCCCTTCCATCAGTAACTAAAGCCGTTAAGAAATTAAGTGAAAAAGGATATTTAGATTATCAACGCTATAAAAATATTCAATTAACAGAAAAGGGCAAGGAAGTTGGTAATTTTTTAGTTACTAGAAATAAACTTTTAAGAGATTTCCTTAGTGTCATTGGCAGCAACTGTGATAAACATAAAGAAGCAGAAGCTATGGAACATTATCTATCTCAGGAAACAGTTGATGCTATCACCTGTTTAGTTGAATTTTTCAAACAACATCCAGAGTACCAACAAGGATTTTTTGATTTTCAAGATAAGTTTATGGAAGCAAAATCATCCCAGGATAACTCCCAGGATGATTTTAGCTTACTTGTAAAAAGATATGAATCACTTGGTTAA
- a CDS encoding ferrous iron transporter B — MKPSKSNQFNSITKKVNQLFSTEEREELSNQIVKDIYTKAEKIANNNIKTKKRTTSNWEEKLDKILTSKWFGFPIMLLMLGGVFWLTLVGANYPAQMLNKALFSIEGSLSNLIMSLGAPKWLHGLLIDGIYRTIAWVISVMFPPMAIFFPLFTLLEDLGYLPRVAFNLDNFFKKVGAHGKQALTMSMGFGCNAAGVIASRVIDSPREKLIAILTNNFVPCNGRFPTLIILSSLFMTGITGGIYSSFVAAGIVVGIVLFGIIMTFVVSWGLSKTILKGKSSSFTLELPPFRKPQLGQVLVRSFIDRTLFVLGRAIMVATPAGVIVWILANTTINETSIITHLANWLDPFAALLGMDGFILLAFFLGLPANEIVLPVLLMSYLSAGTMIEPGSMESFKNILVNHGWTWVTALSTMLFSLLHFPCGTTLLTIKKETDSLKWTIFAGVLTLGIAIVVTFIVNQVIHIFLQVS; from the coding sequence GTGAAGCCTTCTAAGTCAAATCAATTTAATTCAATTACCAAAAAAGTAAATCAACTATTTAGCACAGAAGAAAGAGAAGAATTAAGTAATCAAATAGTAAAAGACATTTATACTAAAGCTGAAAAAATAGCAAATAACAATATAAAAACTAAAAAAAGAACAACATCTAATTGGGAAGAAAAATTGGATAAAATCTTGACTTCAAAATGGTTTGGCTTTCCAATTATGTTACTTATGCTAGGAGGAGTTTTTTGGCTAACTCTCGTTGGTGCTAATTATCCAGCCCAAATGTTAAACAAAGCTTTATTTTCAATTGAAGGATCCTTAAGTAATTTAATTATGTCTTTAGGTGCTCCTAAGTGGTTACATGGATTATTAATTGACGGTATCTATCGTACAATAGCTTGGGTTATATCAGTTATGTTTCCACCCATGGCAATATTTTTTCCATTATTCACATTATTAGAAGATCTAGGTTATCTACCTCGAGTAGCTTTTAATTTAGATAATTTCTTTAAGAAAGTAGGAGCCCATGGTAAGCAAGCTTTAACTATGAGTATGGGATTTGGCTGTAATGCTGCAGGAGTAATTGCTTCTAGAGTCATCGATTCACCAAGAGAAAAGTTAATAGCTATTTTAACTAATAATTTTGTTCCTTGTAATGGACGATTTCCAACTTTAATTATTCTTTCTAGTCTTTTTATGACTGGAATTACTGGCGGAATATATAGTTCCTTTGTAGCAGCAGGTATAGTAGTAGGAATAGTCTTATTTGGCATTATAATGACATTTGTGGTTTCCTGGGGGCTTTCCAAAACCATTTTAAAGGGAAAATCATCATCTTTTACCTTAGAGTTACCTCCATTCAGGAAACCACAACTAGGTCAAGTTTTAGTTAGATCCTTTATAGATAGAACATTATTTGTTTTAGGGCGAGCAATTATGGTAGCAACTCCAGCTGGAGTTATTGTTTGGATATTAGCAAATACTACTATTAATGAAACCAGCATTATTACTCATCTAGCCAATTGGCTAGATCCTTTTGCCGCTCTATTAGGTATGGATGGATTTATTCTGTTGGCTTTCTTCTTAGGATTACCAGCTAATGAAATTGTATTACCAGTATTATTGATGAGTTATTTGTCAGCTGGAACCATGATAGAACCTGGAAGTATGGAAAGCTTTAAAAATATCCTAGTCAATCACGGCTGGACCTGGGTAACTGCATTGTCAACAATGTTATTTTCTCTCTTACATTTTCCTTGTGGGACTACATTATTAACAATTAAAAAGGAGACTGATAGTCTTAAATGGACTATCTTTGCTGGAGTACTGACCTTAGGCATAGCAATTGTAGTTACTTTTATAGTTAACCAAGTGATTCATATCTTTTTACAAGTAAGCTAA